Part of the Lotus japonicus ecotype B-129 chromosome 6, LjGifu_v1.2 genome, TTATCTTCTTATATTACTGTCTACATCGTAATTCTACCATCAGTTTTACAAACCAAAACTAAAAAACATTAATGACAGTTGTACTTGACCACTTGCAGCACCAAATTTTGTGGTTGTTTCAGATGACCACAAGatgcttttattttttcttaatctTTCAGTTGATGGCGGCTAAACCGCCACAAAAGTGGTATCCTGACACCAGCCTAGTTCATATAACACGGTTCAACAAAAAAAGGTAGTCATGCTCTATAATGTTCATTGAAGTAGTTTTCCGatggataaaaaaaatgttcattGAAGTAATGTGAGACCGAAAAAAATTATGATGGTTAAATCTAATTATATacgattaaaattaaaaagtatgTAATGATTATCATATAACtacttataaaatatatataattatcgCAATAATACagatattatattatttatgttTACTTAAAGGTTTAAAGGTTTTTTAGCATGACCTAAAGTCTAACATTTTTTGGCCGAACAAATTTTATTCTTAACATGTTTTTCATTTAGAGTTTTCTAAATTACCTAAGATGTACCTTGGGTAGAATCAACCTAATATAGGTGGGGTCAataatattttgacatgtgCCTTAGAAAATTTTGGCTCATAATAcatgttaaaatattattgaGTCACATCAAACTAGAATGATTTTAACCAATATTTACCTTAGGTGATTTAAACattcaatttttattattatacaAACTTCATGCTAGCCTCACCAAATATGAAAGAAAATAGACCTCACAACTCCACTGGTAATAAGAAAAATAATCGGGTTATTTAAATCACTCGTGTGTATGGTTTAACTCATCCTATGTGAACCAGTAGAGTTTAAGATAAGTGGTGGGCTTGGCAGACGCCTAGAGATTAAAGGCAGGAATCGCATCCAAGAAAATCTGAAGTAACTTAAGACATCTCAGCTCTCAGAACACTCGAGCACGATCTCTTGAGGGTTGGGCGAGTCTCTCACAAATGTGGGACCCGCCACAGATACAAGCAAGATAGGAAATAAAGCCTTGGGACTGATCGCGGGTGGGCTCCTAGGCAAGGACAGGATCACCAAAAGAGGACGATCTTGGCTGGGCTGAAGGAATCGCCTGCCTAGGTGTTGGATCTGGGCTTGTTTACATTCTAGTATCCGGAATTAGGCCTCGGATGTGAGGTCCAATTCCCCAAGTTTCTTAGGATTTCAGATCCACAAACTATGAAAGGGGGTCTTTTATTGTACTCATCAGCTTTTTACTCATTTATGACATAGTACACTTTTATTTCATCATATTTCCTTATTTGAGCTCTACTAGGGTTTACTGGAATATTCTCTCGAATATGGTAGGTCCTTGGCACGAAACAAGAGGGTAATGAatttcttacttttttcttttattttctactccctccgttcctatttaattgtccgggaagagaagaaacacacatattaaggagtgcaattaattttgttggttttcataaaagtagtatttgtttttcatttttaccctttagattgcattttatctttcttcatttattgttctgataagggtattagttgtaaaaacatcatttaatgctctcttgaaacgctaaatggacagttaaataagaacaaattatttttttcaaagtggacagataaataggaacggagggagtataatgaTATTATTGGTAAATATCATGTTGATTTAGACAACACACAAAAAAACGTTGAGTAAAAGGGTTGTCACTTACCACATTGGATTATTTAACCTTATTGTAGGTGGACATGTTTGCGAGTTGAAAATTTCATAATTATAAAcgtattttttataaataatcttATTGGTCCCTTAAACAAGGTTAACCCCCCGTTATAATGGTTCAATTGAACTCACCAAATTTTATTCCATGCCTTCACTAAGATCACGCAATTTGGGTACCCTTGCATTCATCAATCTTTTTAACCCCAATTTAGATTTCCTGCATTCACCAATCTCCTACATTCATAAAATATAAGTCATATGATCAAAATTAGTTGACTCATATTTTTTCACTAAAATCATACTTTAGATATATCTTACAATTTAAGTCGTTCGATTTAGATCTGACGACTAAGATTCGTTGATTGCGTGAATTTAGGGAATTGTGGACCGTGACGATCCAAATATGTTCAATTGTGTTGCTAACCTTTCATTTTGACattacaaaatatctttcattttatAATACTTCGATTGTTTTTTTTAAcgatataaataattaaatatgtaaaaaaaaaagttcctgATCTTTATTTAATTGATCAATGTACATTTCATGATATAAAAAGCTCACTTAATTAGCAAAAACTTCTTTCATTACTTGGAAGCACGAGATAGTTTCCATCCAAAAGTCACAGTTATGGAAAAGCTGAACAGTTTAAACTTTTCCCTGCACGTTCTATTAGTGGACAAATACGAGGAGTTTGCAACAAGTTATATAAAGACTTTCTATGTTCCGATGAATAGAACCAAGAAGAGTAGTGTTGGGCAAACAAGAAGACACACCTTTGTTGTTCTGTTCATATTTCAAAAACTCCTAGCATACCAAAACTGCATGTGTGAAGTTTAATACAACACTTTCTATATCTGCATTGCATGaaaatgatggaagcagagagtTCAACCAAGAAGAGGCCAAGCTACAATGACTATGGCTTCATGGATTTGATTTTTTCTTGGTCCATTGAAGACATTTTCAATGAAGAACTATACAAGAAAAATGTGAGTACAGTTATTgctaattttttcattttaatttttgctTCAGCTTGACCCTTAATTTTGATCATTATCTCATTAATGATTAACCTTTTCAGGTAGAGAAGATTAAGCTCTCTTTTGATTCCATAGATCACTACCTTGGGTCCTATAAGTACCCTTTGTTGGAAGAAACTAGAACACAACTATATTCAAGTATGGAGATAATGCACCAAGCACCATTTGCTGAAGTAATTGGTCTTCAAATGGCCAAACCAACAGGGAACAAACTCTATGATGTGAAAATTAATAGCTGGCAAAACAGGTTCACGCAACGCAGAGAGCCGTATAAAACGTTGCCCGGAGATGTTCTGATTTTGACTGATTGTAAACCTGAATCTGTGAAAGATTTGCAAAGGTTTGGAGTTATGTGGAACTTTGTGTCTTTTGTGAAGACAAGAGAAGATGCCAGTGAGAGTGATTCTGTTTATTTCAAAATTAGAGCTTCAAAAGATATTGACCCTAAGACATTTAAGCAGAGATCTTTATTTCTGATTTTCTTGACAAATGTAAACTCTAATGGAAGAATCTGGAATGCACTTCACATGACTGGGAATTTGAAGCTAGTCAAGCAAATCTTATGCAACAATGATGAGGtaagaaattttgaaatagcaTCTTAAAGTTATACTCAATGTTGTAATGAAATGCTAATTTTGTGCCAACATACTCATGTTTTAGAGTAGAACATCAACAATATGTTTACACATTGTTtctatcttcttttttttctcttattctGTTTTGTATTAAAATGATTGTCTTTGAATGTGTTACTGAAAACAGTTCAAGCAAAGTTGCAGTTGCAGTTCACTGGCTGATTCTTTAGGAGATGACTTTTCATATCAAAGGTTAACATCAGAGCTTAATGAATCTCAAAATAAGGCCATTCATTCATGTCTTTCTGGCCTTGATTGCAATCACAACAGCACTGTGAAGCTCATTTGGGGTCCTCCAGGAACTGGAAAGACTAAAACATTGGCTACATTGCTTTTTGCTCTGTTGAAAATGAAGTACAGAGTGCTTGTTTGTGCTCCAACAAATGTCGCCATCAGAGAAGTGGCTTCGCGATTATTGAGGATTGTGAGATACTCAGTCTGTGGCCAATCTGATTTATTATGTTCCCCTGGAGACTTGTTGCTGCTCGGCAACAATGAGAGACTCAACATTGATGAAGATGTTGAGGAAATACATTTGGATTATCGAATGGAACATCTCATGAAATGCTTTGCACCTTTTTCGGGTTGGAGTTCTTCTGTGAAATCAATGATTGATCTTCTTTCCAATTGTGTTTCGCAGTATCACAGATTCGTTGAGAATGAGAGGGATAGGGGAAAGGAGAACACAGTACAcataaaaacttcaattttcagCATGAGTAAGCCTAAATCATTTCTAGAGTTTGTGAGAGAAAGATTTCTTTCCACTGTATTGCCACTGAAATCCTGCATTTCTATCTTTTGTACACATGTGGCTAGATCTAACCTGTTGGAACATAACTATAGGAACTTAGTGAGCTTAAATGAAGCACTTAAGTCATTTCAAGATGCCTTGTTTGAGATTGAGAATAATCGTCGTTTTGAAGGATTGGAAATGCTTTTCTCTCGTCTTGAAATATCAGATAGAACTTCTCAGCCATATAACGGTCTTTCGTACAAATTGTACAAGAAGAGAAATGAATGTTTATCTGCTTTGGAAACAGCAAGAGATTCACTTGACAGACTCAAGTTGATAAAATCTTTTCATATTGAGTCAATTAGAAAGTTTTGTTTCCAAAACTCATCAATAATATTTTCCACAACTTCTGGTTCATATAAGCTACATTCTGTGGAAATGAAGCCACTGAACCTTTTGGTAATAGATGAAGCTGCTCAACTGAAGGAGTGTGAGTCTGTAATTCCTCTACTACTTCCAGGAATAAGCCGCGCTATTCTTGTTGGTGATGAGTGTCAACTTCCTTCCATGGTTAGGAGTAATGTAAGTAGCTTCTATCATGCATATATCcagatttattttaatttagtgaATTATTCACCTCCAAGCCACTTCTATGGCTAATTTATATTTGGGCATGTTTGTTTTTGTGTGTTAGGTTTCTTCTGAAGCTGGTTTTGGGAGAAGCTTGTTTGAGAGGCTGAGCTTACTGGATCACCCAAAACACCTTCTTAACATGCAACACAGAATGCATCCACAAATCAGCTTATTTCCAAATCAATATTTCTACTCTAACAAAATTCGCGATGCGCCAAATGTTGTGAGTAACTACGGGAAGAGATATCTTCCAGGGCCATTGTTTGGTGcctataattttataaatataattgGGGGAAGAGAAGAGTTTGATGATGCTGGAAGAAGCTATAAGAATATGGCTGAGGTAGCAGTTGTTGTGACACTACTGAAGAATTTGCATAAAGGTTTTAACAAATTCATAGCTGTAGTCTCTTATGTTATTGTTTTTACTTTTACTGTTCTTTCTGTCTGCATTACTGGACCTTAGATGAAAAAGAAGTAATATTTTTTCTGGTTGCAGAATGGCTTGCCTCCAAGGAGAAACTCTCTATTGGTATAGTGTCACCATATGCGGGGCAAGTTGTTGCTATTCAAGGGAAGCTTGGAAAAATGTATGATAGCCATGTTGGATTTAATGTAAATGTGAAATCCATAGACGGTTATCAAGGTGGTGAGCAAGATGTTATTATCTTATCAACTGTAAGAACCGACATCAAGAGTTATCTTGAGTTTGTCTCCTCTCCCCAGAGAACTAATGTTGCTCTTACAAGAGCAAGGTAGATCTCAAACTGTTAACTTTTTTTTCAGTCTTCCTTTAAAGTAGTATTGTATTAATTGAAAAGCTGTTGCTGGTTTGATAATTTATAGGCATTGTTTGTGGATTTTGGGGAATGAAAGAGCTTTAGCAAATCATGAAAATGTTTGGAAGGATTTGGTTCTTGATTGTAAGAACCGTAAATGTTTCTTTCATGCTGATCAAGTCAGAGAATTGGCAAAAGCTATTTTGGATTCAAAGAAAGAGATGGATCAATATGTTGATTTGCTTGATACAAATAGTGTCCTTTTTAAAGGTGCTAGATGGAAGGTACATAGATCCTGGACTTAACTTGctcttttattaatttttattcatgATATACTCTACATATGCTAGTCTATACTATAACATTGCCACCTATCTACATATCTGCAGGTCCTTTTTAGTGATAAGTTTCTTAGGTCCTTCAAAAGGATAAGGACAGATAACAGCAAGAACCTTGTTATAAACCTCTTGCAAAGGCTTTCTAATGGTTGGAGACCTAATAGGAAAAGTGTAGACTTGCCTTGTGAAAAATCCTCACAGATTTTGAAACAATTTAAGTCCGAAAGTCGCTATGTTATTTGTTCTATAGAGATAGTTAAAGAGTCAAGGTATATTCAGGTTTTGAAGATATGGGACATTCTGCCTCTAGAGGATATCCAACAATTAGTGAAGCGCCTTGACAATGTATTCACAAGATACACTGATGAATATATCAACAGGAGCAAAGAAAAAGGTTTCGATGGGTAAGTGCTTTCAGTTGCATTAAGTTCAAAAGGTTTGAGCTTTTGCTTTACTAGCCTTAACTGATATGGAGGCTTTGGCTTCTTTGTTTGTGGACAGGATCATAGAGTTTCCTCTGAGCTGGGCATTATCTACAAATATCCAAAAATTTAAGGGTGtcaatgatgaaaatgagggaGATTTGAATCCTTCTGAAGATAGaaaaaatgatgaaaaagtggAGGAGAGTAGGCTGTTGCTGAAGTACAGCTCCTTTTCACAAGATTACATGCTTTCTGGAAATGATGCTTCAGAGGTTGATCTTCCTCTTGAGGTAACAGATGAACAGCGTGAAATAATTCGCTTCCCTAGAAGTACATTTGTACTTGGTCGCTCTGGAACCGGAAAAACCACTGTTCTAACGACTAAGATGATTCAAAATGAGAAATTGCACCATATGGCACTTGAAGAAGCCTATGGATCCAATTGTTCTGCAAGCGAGTTGAAGGAGGTTGCTGCTGAGACTGAGAGACCAATCTTAAGACAGTTGTTTGTGACATTAAGCCCTGGACTATGTCAAGAGGTCAAATATCATGTTTCTCGTTTGAAAAGGTATGTAGCTTCATCTTCATAAAAGTACTTAATTGTTCCTCTTgttttcatttgattttatttctaCCAAACAAAATAAGTACCTATTTTTCCTCTAGTGTTTTCATTTAGTTATTAAATTTTCTCGTGGATACGTTACACGGGTCCCTTTGCAAAGGAAGCATGTTAGCTGGATGcagtccagttgatgaagataTTATTGGTGATGGTGATACATCAATAGATTTTAAGAATATCCCAGATTCTTTCTCTGATGTCCCATCCAATTCATATCCCCTTGTGATAACGTTTCGCAAATTTTTGCTCATGCTTGATGGAACACTAGGCAATTCTTACTTTGAGAGATTTCATAATCGCAAGGGTCGACGGTCAGTTGCATTAGAAAACTTCAAGATGAAAAAGGAAGTGGATTTTGAAAGGTTTGATTCTGTATATTGGCCTCATTTTAATTCTCAGTTGATTAAAAAGTTGGATTCATATGAAGTATTCACCGAAATAATGTCACATATAAAAGGTGGCTCTTCTGAGCATGGCAAGTTAAGCCAAAAGGAGTATTGTAATTTATGTGAAAACCAAGCATCAAGATTGACCATGCAGGCCAGAGAAAGGATATATGATATCTTTCAAAATTATGAGAAAATGAAGATGGAAAATGGTGAATTTGATTTAGCTGATATTGTAATTGATCTACATGGTAGATTGAGAACTGAAAGATACAGGGGTGATGAAATGAACTTTGTGTTTATTGATGAAGTGCAAGATCTCACCATGGCTCAGATTGCATTATTCAAACACATGTGCAGAAATGTGGAAGAGGGTTTTCTTTTTTGTGGAGATACTGCGCAGACTATTGGAAGGGGTATTGATTTTAGATTCCAAGATGTAAGATCCCTCTTCTACAAGAAGTTTCTGTTAGAAATTAAGAGTTGGAATCATGGCAAAAGGCATGTTTCTGATATCTTCATGTTGAGTCAGAACTTCCGCAGTCACGCTGAGGTGCTGAAAGTATCACAAAGTCTCATTGAGCTTCTGTATCACTTTTTTCCGAACTCTGTTGACATGTTGAAAGTGGAGACTAGTTTGGTACATGGAGAAGCCCCAATTGTGGTAGAGTCTAGGCATGGAGAAAATATACTACTAACAATTTTTGGAGGAAGTGGGAGGAATAGTATTCAAGGATTTGGAGCAGATCAAGTAATCTTGGTACGAGATGATTCCACTCGGGAGGAAGCTATGCAAATAGTAGGAAAGAAAGCAATTGTTTTAACCATTTTAGAGTGTAAAGGCCTTGAATTTCAGGTATTGCTAAACTTTGTTGTTTTACTTTGATTTTCTGCATTGTTTTCTTGAAAAATCTTTCTTATGGTACTTCTTTGTCGTTTGTTAGGATGTGTTGCTGTATAATTTTTTTGCCTCTTCACCTTTGAAAAGGCGATGGTGGATAATATATGAGTACATGAAGGAAAAGAATTTGCTAGACTCCGGAACACATGTTAACAGTCGAAGTTTTGTTGATTCCAAGCACAACCTTTTGTGTTCTGAACTCAAGCTACTATATGTTGCCACAACACGTACAAGAAAGAGGTTGTGGATTTGTGAGGATGGAGAAGATTTCTCTGTGCCAATGTTCGACTATTGGAGGAAGAAGAATCTTGTGCAATTTGAAATGCTAGATAGTTCAACAGCAGACAAAATGAAAGTTACAAGCAGTGATGAAGAATGGAGGTCACGGGGAATGAAGGTAATGATTATTCTGACTTAATTCATTTGTTATCACTGCAAAAACTATTAAAACAGTAGCTTTACAAGATTATAAGGGTTCAATTACTGAATAATTTGTTATAATTAGATAGTCTGTTCTTGATAGTATGTTTTGATATGATTTGATTAATGAAGTTGACAATGTTTAATGGGAAAAGGCTTCAATTACTGTGATACTTTCACTGGTAGCTTAATTATGCTTCATCAAAGTGATATCTGTAACATCATTAGCTTTATAAGATTATAAGGGTTTGAGCAATGTGTTGTTAATTGTTATAACTCACTTCATtgtcattagtttttttttcttcaaatgatGCTATACACTGACTGTTTCTTTGCAGTTGTACtatcaaaataaaattgaaatggCCACTACATGCTTTGAAAGAGTTGGGAATTCTCAATGAGTCAATGGCTTAGAAATGTCTAATGATTTGGGTCCCAGAGAACCAGCATATATCTGATGTTGAATCTTGTGGACGCAAGTGAAGCCCTTGTAGGGAAGATGCATGAAGAGATTGTCAATGTTTTTATGATTCTGGGGGTCTTGAGAGAACCtgtatatgtatgtatgttCATATGCACTTGATTTTGCAACACATGATTAACTGCATGTTTTGGAATGGACTCATGTCTCAagctaaaatcaattttgagagAAGCTCATTGAAGTAGCTTCCATACATGAAAATTGCTTATGTGAGAATGAGAAATTGATCCAAACATACTATAATATGTCGGTCTAGTTTTGTCTTATGGGACAGTTTTTTTTGCGTATTGTATGTATCTCATGAACTAAACTAAACTGTTAAAAAATGATGGAaatttctaaaataatttaGACAATTAAAAATCTGTATGTATCACAAACTTTCTAGAGTTATTTAGAAATTGTAGAATTATGTAAAACCATCATGACGATTACGGAAACAAACTACTATCCTAGTTTATAGTAAGGAGTGTTAAAAAGTGATGAAATTTCTAGAATAATTTAGATAATTAAAAATTCATATCTATGACAAACTTTCTAGAATTATTTGAAAATTGTAGAACTATGTAAAACCATCATGACAATTCATTGTCTAAATATATTTACTATATAGACCTGAGTGGGTTAAGTGATGGCTATAAATAGCCTATGCCATATTGAAAATTTGGAACCAAGTGAGAGGAACAATCAATTGTTGTACTACACGGTTCCTTCTTCCAGCTTCTGTCCATCTACATAATTTTCTCTCGTTTACAAACTACTTTATATAACACAACAATATTTCTATTCCCAACCATTTAACTATATCAAATACTAACATGAACCCTGTTAACAACCGCAGCTTAAGTGTGTGCTGATTGTATGTCGCTCCAAAAGCCTATTTCTACCTATAATTACTTAATCAAAACTTCTTTATTATTGTGGAACACGTAAAAATTCTAGAAGATAACAAGTAAACAAAGGGCCTCTATGATTGGTTTACTTAAAGCTTGTATTTTTGCTTATACTCTCTAACAAGTCATGGACTAATAACATATGCACCTAACACTCTGGCCcccaaaatattaaaatatgacCATTCCTAACTTGCTATGTTCATTCACCTCTTTATATAAATAGTATAGTTTAGTTGCATATACACCTTGCCATCTTCAATTATACAACATGTCTTTTGATGCTCAGCTTCTCAGGGAAATCAGTGTTGCATTTTTCATCTTCCTCATTTCacacttcttctttttttttttgtcgaagattcataattcattcaataaatagTTGTTTGATGACACTTACAATAGATGTTCATACACTAAATGAAAGGAATTGGGCCATAGTCCAAAACAACTTACAAGATACTTCAAGTACAATTAAGTCCATGACTACTTAGTATATTTAAACAACGTTAGAACTAAGTGAGATTTCAGCAAAACTACTTACAAGACACACCGAAGGAAAGAGGCCCAAAACACAAGCCCAACAGGACATTGATCAGCCAAACCTAAACCTTTGGGTTCTCCAAACCCTAGCCAACCTCAAGAACTGGGCGGCAGAACGGTGTCAATCCTGAGAAGCACTTCCAAGAATTTCGCACCTGGCCCAAGAGGATGGCCAATTCTTGGTGCTCTACCATACTTAGGGAGTATGCCTTATGTCACACTCACAAACATGCCTAAGAAATTTGGGCCCATCATGTTCCTCAAAATGGGCACTTGTGACACAGTTGTTGTCTCAAGCCCAAATTTTGCCCAAGCATTCCTCAAGAATTTAGACCATAATTTTTCAAACAGACCCACCATTGCAGGTGCAACCCATTTGGGCTACAATTCACAAGACCTTGTTTTTGCAAAATATGGGCCCAAGTGGAAGCTCCTTTGGAAACTAACCAACCAACACATGCTTGGAGGGAAGGCCCTTCAGGCTTGGGCCCATGTAAGAGCAAAAGAGGTAAGACACATGGTGAGAGCCATGTGCGATTGTGGGAAACAAGGGAAAACAATAGAGGTTGGTGACTTGTTAAGTTGTGCAATAACAAACATGGTGAGCCAAGTGGTGCTGAGTCATAGAATATTTGAAAACAATGGGGAAGAATCTAAGGAGTTTAAGGACATGGTGGTGGAGTTCATGACAATTTCCGGGGTGAACAACGTTGGTGATTTTGTCCCTTGCATTGGCTGGATGGACTTGCAGGGTGTGGTGGGTAGGATGAAAAGGTTACATAAGAGGTTTGATGTGTTTTTGAGTAAAGTGATTGAGGATCATGTGAAGTCTGGACATGAACGTAAGGGGAAGCCAGATTTTTTAGATGTTGTGATGGCTAATGATGAAGAATGTCCCTCTAAGGAAAGACTCAGTTTGTCCAACATTAAGGCTCTACTATTGGTACCTCTCTTTCTTCCAATTTCCAATCACTTTTTTTTGCCAATTCAAAACGTTCTATAACAATTATGAATTTgaaatttataaattaaaattacttgGACATAGCAAATTAAATTAATAGACATAAATTATGATATATCTTGATTCACATAAATTCTCTTATAATTTTCTTCATGAGTTAAAAAgtaccatttttttttcaaaatttatcaCATAGATATATATCATTTACAATTTTAAATgttttatttcataaatttatttctctTAATTTGATTTTGTGTCTACTTTTACTAGGTGTACATACATTTTTCGGCTAAATACTTTTATCATGTCTTTTTAAGTGTTTTACTAGTGTTCTTGTGGACTTTGATTTTCATTATTTGATGTTCTAACTACAAATGTAACTTTTCCTATCAAGAATCTGTTCACTGCTGGCACAGACACATCATCTAGCATCATAGAATGGGCACTAGCTGAAATGTTGAAGAACCAAAACATCCTTATAAGGGCACAGAAAGAGATGGATCAAGTGGTTGGCAGAGAAAGATTGCTTCTTGAATCAGACCTTCCAAAATTGCCATACCTTCAAGCAATCTGCAAAGAAACCTATCGTTTACACCCATCCACACCCCTTAGTGTTCCCAGAGTTTCAACTGAAGCATGTCAAGTCAATGGCTACTACATTCCCAAGAATACAAGGCTAAATGTGAATATTTGGGCCATAGGGAGAGACCCTAATGTGTGGGACAACCCATTAGAGTTCTATCCTGAAAGATTTTTAAGTGGGGATGCAGAAATGATTGATCCTAGTGGTGTTGATTTTGAGTTGATTCCCTTTCGAGCTGGAAGGAGGATTTGTGTAGGGTATAGAATGGCTATTGTGGTGATTGAGTACATTTTGGGCACTTTGGTGCACTCTTTTGATTGGAAGCTACGAAATGGGGTGGAGCTGAACATGGATGAGGCCTTTGGACTTACTTTGCAAAAGGCAGTGCCTTTGTCATCTATGGTTAGCCCTCGGTTGGTCAGCAGATGCTTATGTTTGATTAATAGCATGCTTGAATTAGCTtctattttataaaaatcaattcGAGTATTTAGAAGTTACTTACAGAAACTTCTCTCCATAATTAATTTTGGCTTGAGTGTCAATTGTTGAGAGTTTTCAAATGTGCACTAATTGATATGATGCATATGGTTATGAGTTATCTATTTATCTATGCTTTATTACCTTATATCAGTTGCATATATTATCAGAAAAATTTAGGCAATGTAGACAAAGTTTCAAGAAATGAAACCGTTAACTTGTGAAAGATCATATGTGTATGTTTATCATCATTTGCACATATAATTGAGAGTATTTGATTGTATCATGAATCCCCAGCAAGAGATTCTATGTTATATTCCTTTGAAACCCGGTTATCCTTATTGTGATGAAATATAATTTTAGATCAATTTTTCGCTAGTACAGAACAAAACATACTAATAGCATGTTTATATCAGTATCTATTTCTTGAGAATAAAATCTGACACCTACAAGTTATTCACAAAAGCTTATTGCCCAAATTGATttaactttagaatcaattgaagAGAATTTGCCAATCAAAAAATTTGAAgaggattttcaaacatgccCTAAAGAATTATAATGTGGCAATTCTAGTGTTAACTTCATTAATAGGAGGCTGTCTTGCCTACGAAATTAACAGGTGAAGACCTTCCAAGTTTTGGTACACGGTACACCCTAATTTCAGAATTAATCAACAATTTACAATCCCATATATATCTTAGTTTTTTCTTAACATGAAAGGCCAAGAAATACATGCCAAATTTCCTGTCTGCATTAACATAAATGTACAAATATACTTGTACCTAGCATTTAGAAGGAATTAGTACATAAATAACCACCCTTTTTTTTCATTCCTAATTAAGTGAGCAATATCATTACATGACTTTTGTTACAGTATCTCACAGAAAAGGGgaactgtaaaaaaaaatgttaatcaACCAAATATATACCTAGCATATTTTCACATTTCTCAAAGGTTAGTTTGTGTTCTCCCTCCCCCCTCTTGATTCAATGTTTTATTTCCACCATTGACACTCTCAAACCAACAAAACCATTGCAATATACAACATGTACCCCATGATCATTCTTCTCTTCACCCCATCAAAGAAAAACATAGGGCTGAAACAGATGAATCCTTTTCAACATCT contains:
- the LOC130725870 gene encoding flavonoid 3',5'-hydroxylase 1-like, yielding MSFDAQLLREISVAFFIFLISHFFFFFLTVSILRSTSKNFAPGPRGWPILGALPYLGSMPYVTLTNMPKKFGPIMFLKMGTCDTVVVSSPNFAQAFLKNLDHNFSNRPTIAGATHLGYNSQDLVFAKYGPKWKLLWKLTNQHMLGGKALQAWAHVRAKEVRHMVRAMCDCGKQGKTIEVGDLLSCAITNMVSQVVLSHRIFENNGEESKEFKDMVVEFMTISGVNNVGDFVPCIGWMDLQGVVGRMKRLHKRFDVFLSKVIEDHVKSGHERKGKPDFLDVVMANDEECPSKERLSLSNIKALLLNLFTAGTDTSSSIIEWALAEMLKNQNILIRAQKEMDQVVGRERLLLESDLPKLPYLQAICKETYRLHPSTPLSVPRVSTEACQVNGYYIPKNTRLNVNIWAIGRDPNVWDNPLEFYPERFLSGDAEMIDPSGVDFELIPFRAGRRICVGYRMAIVVIEYILGTLVHSFDWKLRNGVELNMDEAFGLTLQKAVPLSSMVSPRLVSRCLCLINSMLELASIL
- the LOC130725430 gene encoding uncharacterized protein LOC130725430, which encodes MEAESSTKKRPSYNDYGFMDLIFSWSIEDIFNEELYKKNVEKIKLSFDSIDHYLGSYKYPLLEETRTQLYSSMEIMHQAPFAEVIGLQMAKPTGNKLYDVKINSWQNRFTQRREPYKTLPGDVLILTDCKPESVKDLQRFGVMWNFVSFVKTREDASESDSVYFKIRASKDIDPKTFKQRSLFLIFLTNVNSNGRIWNALHMTGNLKLVKQILCNNDEFKQSCSCSSLADSLGDDFSYQRLTSELNESQNKAIHSCLSGLDCNHNSTVKLIWGPPGTGKTKTLATLLFALLKMKYRVLVCAPTNVAIREVASRLLRIVRYSVCGQSDLLCSPGDLLLLGNNERLNIDEDVEEIHLDYRMEHLMKCFAPFSGWSSSVKSMIDLLSNCVSQYHRFVENERDRGKENTVHIKTSIFSMSKPKSFLEFVRERFLSTVLPLKSCISIFCTHVARSNLLEHNYRNLVSLNEALKSFQDALFEIENNRRFEGLEMLFSRLEISDRTSQPYNGLSYKLYKKRNECLSALETARDSLDRLKLIKSFHIESIRKFCFQNSSIIFSTTSGSYKLHSVEMKPLNLLVIDEAAQLKECESVIPLLLPGISRAILVGDECQLPSMVRSNVSSEAGFGRSLFERLSLLDHPKHLLNMQHRMHPQISLFPNQYFYSNKIRDAPNVVSNYGKRYLPGPLFGAYNFINIIGGREEFDDAGRSYKNMAEVAVVVTLLKNLHKEWLASKEKLSIGIVSPYAGQVVAIQGKLGKMYDSHVGFNVNVKSIDGYQGGEQDVIILSTVRTDIKSYLEFVSSPQRTNVALTRARHCLWILGNERALANHENVWKDLVLDCKNRKCFFHADQVRELAKAILDSKKEMDQYVDLLDTNSVLFKGARWKVLFSDKFLRSFKRIRTDNSKNLVINLLQRLSNGWRPNRKSVDLPCEKSSQILKQFKSESRYVICSIEIVKESRYIQVLKIWDILPLEDIQQLVKRLDNVFTRYTDEYINRSKEKGFDGIIEFPLSWALSTNIQKFKGVNDENEGDLNPSEDRKNDEKVEESRLLLKYSSFSQDYMLSGNDASEVDLPLEVTDEQREIIRFPRSTFVLGRSGTGKTTVLTTKMIQNEKLHHMALEEAYGSNCSASELKEVAAETERPILRQLFVTLSPGLCQEVKYHVSRLKRYVASSSSIDFKNIPDSFSDVPSNSYPLVITFRKFLLMLDGTLGNSYFERFHNRKGRRSVALENFKMKKEVDFERFDSVYWPHFNSQLIKKLDSYEVFTEIMSHIKGGSSEHGKLSQKEYCNLCENQASRLTMQARERIYDIFQNYEKMKMENGEFDLADIVIDLHGRLRTERYRGDEMNFVFIDEVQDLTMAQIALFKHMCRNVEEGFLFCGDTAQTIGRGIDFRFQDVRSLFYKKFLLEIKSWNHGKRHVSDIFMLSQNFRSHAEVLKVSQSLIELLYHFFPNSVDMLKVETSLVHGEAPIVVESRHGENILLTIFGGSGRNSIQGFGADQVILVRDDSTREEAMQIVGKKAIVLTILECKGLEFQDVLLYNFFASSPLKRRWWIIYEYMKEKNLLDSGTHVNSRSFVDSKHNLLCSELKLLYVATTRTRKRLWICEDGEDFSVPMFDYWRKKNLVQFEMLDSSTADKMKVTSSDEEWRSRGMKLYYQNKIEMATTCFERVGNSQ